A genomic region of Micromonospora sp. NBC_01796 contains the following coding sequences:
- a CDS encoding bifunctional metallophosphatase/5'-nucleotidase encodes MTSPSGPSRRQLLVTAAAAAAAAPLVAAAPAQAHRPTKPKSWDLTVLGTSDTHGNVYNWDYYKDAEYDDSAHNDIGVAKLTTLVKQIRKERRGKATLVLDAGDTIQGTSLATYYAKQEPITSTGEKHPMARAMNVLDYDAVTLGNHEFNYGLPLLDLWIRQLGFPALAANAVNARTGKPAYTPYIIKKVDLGAGAPTLRVGILGLTNPGVAIWDKGNVEGKLRFEDMIATAAKWVPVMRQRGADIVLISAHGGDNGTSSYGPELPNENPVALIAQQVPGIDAILFGHAHNEVVERFVTNTATGVQVLTSEPSRWGQRLTRMDFTLTREHNCWKITSKHATMLNTNTVVEDPKVLAAVRAQHNKTVAYVNQVVATSAVELPATESRYKDTPILDYINKVQTDVVGAALVGTAYASLPVLSIAAPFSRTAVFPAGDVKIKDVAGLYIYDNTLEAVLISGAEVKAYLEYSAKYFRTLGPGAPVDPATINDPSVPDYNYDTISGVDYDIDISRPVGQRITRLAHPGTGTPVADGDQFVIAVNNYRRSGGGNFPGIVKTQIYNQQQEIRQLLIDWAQEKGTIDPADFFVPNWRLVREGVPVEFPS; translated from the coding sequence ATGACCTCTCCCTCCGGCCCGTCCCGACGCCAGCTTCTGGTCACCGCGGCGGCTGCCGCCGCGGCAGCACCGCTGGTCGCCGCCGCTCCGGCCCAGGCGCACCGGCCCACGAAGCCGAAAAGCTGGGACCTCACCGTCCTGGGCACTTCGGACACTCACGGTAACGTCTACAACTGGGACTACTACAAGGACGCCGAGTACGACGACAGCGCCCACAACGATATCGGCGTGGCGAAGCTGACCACCCTGGTCAAGCAGATCCGCAAGGAGCGGCGGGGCAAGGCGACCCTGGTGCTGGACGCCGGCGACACGATCCAGGGCACGTCGCTGGCGACGTACTACGCCAAGCAGGAGCCGATCACGTCGACGGGTGAGAAGCACCCGATGGCGCGGGCGATGAACGTACTCGACTACGACGCGGTGACGCTGGGCAACCACGAGTTCAACTACGGCCTGCCTCTGCTCGACCTCTGGATCCGGCAGCTCGGTTTCCCCGCCCTGGCCGCGAACGCGGTCAACGCGCGCACCGGGAAGCCGGCGTACACGCCGTACATCATCAAGAAGGTCGACCTCGGCGCGGGCGCACCGACCCTGCGGGTCGGCATCCTCGGTCTGACGAACCCCGGCGTGGCCATCTGGGACAAGGGCAACGTCGAGGGCAAGCTCAGGTTCGAGGACATGATCGCGACCGCCGCGAAGTGGGTGCCGGTGATGCGCCAGCGCGGCGCCGACATCGTGCTGATCTCCGCGCACGGTGGCGACAACGGTACGTCGAGCTACGGTCCGGAACTGCCGAACGAGAACCCGGTCGCGCTGATCGCCCAGCAGGTTCCCGGCATCGACGCGATCCTCTTCGGCCACGCGCACAACGAGGTGGTCGAGCGGTTCGTCACCAACACCGCCACCGGTGTGCAGGTGCTGACGTCGGAGCCGTCGCGGTGGGGCCAGCGACTGACCCGGATGGACTTCACCCTCACCCGGGAGCACAACTGCTGGAAGATCACCAGCAAGCACGCCACCATGCTGAACACGAACACGGTGGTCGAGGACCCGAAGGTCCTCGCGGCCGTACGCGCGCAGCACAACAAGACGGTCGCGTACGTGAACCAGGTGGTGGCCACCTCCGCGGTCGAACTGCCCGCGACGGAGTCCCGCTACAAGGACACCCCGATCCTCGACTACATCAACAAGGTGCAGACCGACGTCGTCGGCGCCGCCCTGGTGGGTACCGCGTACGCGAGCCTGCCGGTGCTGTCGATCGCCGCACCGTTCAGCCGTACGGCGGTCTTCCCGGCCGGTGACGTGAAGATCAAGGACGTGGCCGGGCTCTACATCTACGACAACACCCTCGAGGCCGTACTGATCAGCGGCGCGGAGGTGAAGGCGTACCTGGAGTACTCGGCGAAGTACTTCCGGACGCTCGGCCCGGGTGCCCCGGTGGACCCGGCGACGATCAACGATCCGTCGGTGCCGGACTACAACTACGACACCATCTCCGGCGTCGACTACGACATCGACATCAGCCGCCCGGTCGGGCAGCGGATCACCCGCCTGGCCCATCCCGGTACGGGCACCCCGGTCGCCGACGGTGACCAGTTCGTGATCGCGGTGAACAACTACCGGCGCAGCGGCGGCGGCAACTTCCCCGGCATCGTGAAGACCCAGATCTACAACCAGCAGCAGGAGATCCGCCAGCTGCTGATCGACTGGGCGCAGGAGAAGGGGACCATCGACCCGGCCGACTTCTTCGTACCGAACTGGCGCCTGGTACGCGAGGGCGTCCCGGTCGAGTTCCCGAGCTGA
- a CDS encoding lipoyl domain-containing protein, translated as MSDVVALVVTAVLAANLTLRRPLRPRRPTLPVSWSEGVRRWWFWLVMPCVVVDVVAHEHLRLRTLLVMCGLLSAAAAVSLLRGALGRPPAPARPAVPAVQPASGSESETVAVVMPWLGESMGTATVTSVHKSTGEAVRAGEAVCEVSTDKVDTEVPAEISGTVVAVLVQPPVDIAVGAPIMLIRPA; from the coding sequence GTGTCGGATGTCGTCGCTCTCGTCGTGACCGCCGTACTCGCGGCGAACCTCACCCTCCGCCGGCCGCTCCGGCCTCGACGACCGACCCTTCCGGTGAGCTGGTCCGAGGGCGTCAGGCGATGGTGGTTCTGGCTGGTGATGCCGTGCGTGGTGGTTGACGTTGTCGCGCACGAACACCTGCGTCTCCGGACCCTGCTCGTCATGTGCGGGTTGCTGTCCGCTGCGGCGGCAGTCTCCCTCCTGCGTGGCGCGCTCGGCCGACCTCCCGCGCCCGCACGACCGGCCGTCCCCGCGGTTCAGCCCGCCTCCGGCAGCGAGTCCGAAACCGTGGCCGTTGTGATGCCGTGGCTCGGGGAGTCGATGGGAACCGCTACCGTCACGTCGGTGCACAAATCAACCGGTGAAGCCGTACGCGCCGGTGAGGCGGTGTGCGAGGTGTCCACCGACAAGGTCGATACCGAGGTCCCCGCCGAGATCTCCGGCACGGTCGTCGCCGTGCTCGTCCAACCACCGGTCGACATCGCCGTGGGTGCGCCGATAATGCTCATCCGACCCGCCTGA
- a CDS encoding LURP-one-related/scramblase family protein, with translation MYLIRERLFDIGDDFDITDDSGRKVFHVDGKVLTLRDKLVIEDATGEEVASVHRQLVALRRTYTIKIGGEKAAEVRKKLFTPFRDKYTIDIPGPHDLEMRGDLLDHEYTVEQDGHEVASVSKKWFTIRDTYAVKIPGDENHLLILAGVLALDLAQSRAEKEREEKERKEKAQKDN, from the coding sequence ATGTACCTCATCCGTGAGCGCCTTTTCGACATCGGCGACGACTTCGACATCACCGACGACTCCGGCCGGAAGGTCTTCCACGTCGACGGCAAGGTGCTGACCCTGCGCGACAAGCTCGTCATCGAAGACGCGACCGGTGAAGAGGTCGCCTCGGTGCATCGGCAGCTCGTCGCGCTGCGTCGCACGTACACGATCAAGATCGGCGGGGAGAAGGCCGCCGAGGTACGCAAGAAACTCTTCACCCCGTTCCGCGACAAGTACACGATCGACATACCGGGGCCGCACGACCTCGAGATGCGTGGTGACCTGCTCGACCATGAGTACACGGTCGAGCAGGACGGGCATGAGGTCGCCTCGGTGTCGAAGAAGTGGTTCACGATCCGTGACACGTACGCGGTGAAGATCCCCGGGGACGAGAACCACCTGCTCATCCTGGCCGGCGTCCTCGCACTGGATCTCGCGCAGTCCCGCGCCGAGAAGGAGCGCGAGGAGAAAGAGCGCAAGGAGAAGGCCCAGAAGGACAACTGA
- a CDS encoding erythromycin esterase family protein — MTNLIGDAVRPFTGGDLTPLLSPATRLLGLGEPTHGVEAFLELRNELFRHLVDHEGYRSITIESDCLSALAADAYVTDGVGELDDVMTHGFSHGFGASTANRELLRWMRAHNEQRAPHERLRFYGFDGPLEITGAASPRPALIALHDYLAAHLDLAWSRDTLDELLGTDDRWTNQATMMDPTQSVGRTAEARELRLITDDLRALLTAYVPHLTAMTTPEDWWRADLYGRTAAGLLRYHAAMADTAPTRLRALICLRGVMMADNLDAILRREARRGPTLAFAHNRHLQRDKSQMQLGDHPLEWWSTGAIIGTHLGDQYSFAATTFGARGSDVPHPDTLEGLLSTLPHARAVVDPGRLVSALDRKLTPRVPADHTYFALDPTTVDQVDAIVFVKEI, encoded by the coding sequence ATGACGAACCTGATCGGGGACGCCGTCCGTCCCTTCACCGGCGGCGATCTCACCCCGCTCCTGTCCCCCGCCACCCGCCTGCTCGGCCTCGGCGAGCCCACCCACGGCGTCGAAGCCTTCCTCGAACTGCGCAACGAGTTGTTCCGCCACCTCGTCGACCACGAGGGCTACCGCTCGATCACCATCGAGAGCGACTGCCTGTCGGCCCTGGCCGCGGACGCGTACGTCACGGACGGGGTCGGGGAGCTCGACGACGTGATGACCCACGGTTTCAGCCACGGCTTCGGCGCCTCGACCGCCAACCGGGAGCTCCTGCGCTGGATGCGCGCCCACAACGAGCAGCGCGCCCCGCACGAACGGCTCCGCTTCTACGGCTTCGACGGCCCCCTGGAGATCACCGGAGCCGCCAGCCCCCGTCCGGCCCTGATCGCACTGCACGACTACCTCGCCGCCCACCTGGACCTGGCCTGGAGTCGCGACACCCTCGACGAACTGCTCGGAACCGACGACCGCTGGACCAACCAGGCCACCATGATGGATCCCACCCAGTCCGTCGGCCGTACTGCCGAGGCCAGGGAACTGCGCCTGATCACCGACGACCTGCGCGCGCTGCTCACCGCGTACGTCCCCCACCTGACGGCCATGACCACCCCCGAGGACTGGTGGCGCGCCGACCTGTACGGCCGCACCGCCGCCGGGCTCCTGCGTTACCACGCCGCCATGGCCGACACCGCGCCCACCCGTCTCCGGGCACTCATCTGCCTGCGCGGGGTGATGATGGCCGACAACCTCGACGCCATCCTCCGCCGCGAGGCCCGCCGCGGCCCGACCCTCGCCTTCGCCCACAACCGCCACCTGCAGCGTGACAAGAGTCAGATGCAGCTCGGCGACCACCCGCTCGAATGGTGGAGCACGGGCGCCATCATCGGCACCCACCTGGGCGACCAGTACAGCTTCGCCGCGACCACCTTCGGCGCTCGCGGCTCCGACGTCCCGCACCCCGACACCCTCGAAGGGCTCCTGTCGACTCTTCCGCACGCCCGCGCCGTCGTCGACCCCGGCCGGCTCGTCTCGGCTCTGGACCGGAAGCTGACGCCCCGGGTCCCGGCCGACCACACGTACTTCGCGCTCGATCCGACCACCGTCGACCAGGTCGACGCCATCGTCTTCGTCAAGGAGATCTGA
- a CDS encoding MerR family transcriptional regulator: MWLRPIDLAREHGLSTQAVRNYEEAGILPPAERSPHGYRAYAARHAAALRTFLALIPAHGHSTAGAIMRSVNGGEVEEALRLVDESHAQLAVDRGTLEAVQRALRDLVPPSEVEPGVTFIGPLARRLGIRPATLRKWQRAGLLVPSRDPRTGYRVYTEADVRDVLLAHQLRRGGHGLEQIAQVLEQVRAAGGPEPLQATMREWRDRLTARGLAMLAGAAALDTYLRVP, encoded by the coding sequence ATGTGGTTGCGGCCCATCGACCTGGCGCGCGAGCACGGCCTGTCCACGCAGGCGGTGCGCAACTATGAGGAGGCGGGGATCCTGCCGCCGGCCGAACGCTCGCCGCACGGCTACCGCGCCTACGCTGCGCGCCACGCGGCGGCGTTGCGGACGTTCCTGGCGCTGATACCCGCGCACGGCCACTCGACCGCGGGGGCGATCATGCGGTCGGTGAACGGCGGCGAGGTCGAGGAGGCGCTGCGGTTGGTCGACGAGAGCCATGCGCAGTTGGCCGTCGACCGGGGCACGCTCGAGGCCGTGCAGCGGGCGCTCCGGGACCTGGTACCGCCGTCCGAGGTGGAACCCGGTGTGACCTTCATCGGACCGTTGGCCCGCAGGCTCGGCATCCGACCGGCGACCTTGCGCAAATGGCAGCGAGCCGGGCTGCTCGTGCCCAGCCGCGATCCGCGTACCGGCTACCGCGTCTACACCGAGGCCGACGTACGCGACGTGCTCCTGGCCCACCAGTTGCGACGTGGCGGGCACGGGCTGGAGCAGATCGCGCAGGTGCTGGAGCAGGTACGGGCTGCCGGCGGACCGGAGCCGTTGCAGGCGACCATGCGGGAGTGGCGGGACCGGCTGACGGCGCGCGGTCTGGCGATGCTGGCGGGCGCGGCCGCGCTCGACACCTATCTCCGGGTTCCGTGA
- a CDS encoding nucleotidyl transferase AbiEii/AbiGii toxin family protein yields the protein MSTAHLGDFYREVARVALSVADRYGFVLGGGVAWAAHGLVNRPTEDLDLFADVDGAAGAAATEVRTVLQAAGFDVRDEDPAGDLASLFDGFDQDMKDFVVSRGGRQLRLTLGRLDRHRSPVVMDLGPVMHVQDLVASKTVALITRREVRDYIDIAAALDVYRLDELLALAHDYDPALDPEDIRAAGHYLDRLPDRRFARYGLTPDEVRIVHQRLADWPR from the coding sequence GTGAGCACCGCCCACCTGGGCGACTTCTATCGGGAGGTGGCCCGGGTCGCGCTGTCCGTTGCCGACCGCTACGGGTTCGTCCTCGGCGGTGGCGTGGCCTGGGCCGCCCATGGCCTGGTCAACCGTCCGACCGAGGATCTCGACCTGTTCGCGGACGTGGACGGAGCCGCGGGCGCGGCCGCCACCGAGGTCCGCACCGTGCTGCAAGCGGCCGGTTTCGACGTACGCGACGAGGACCCGGCCGGTGACCTGGCCAGCCTCTTCGACGGGTTCGACCAGGACATGAAGGACTTTGTCGTGAGCCGCGGTGGGCGCCAGCTCCGGTTGACCCTGGGTCGGCTCGACCGGCACCGCAGCCCGGTGGTGATGGACCTGGGTCCGGTCATGCACGTCCAGGATCTGGTCGCGAGCAAGACCGTAGCTCTGATCACCCGCCGCGAGGTGCGCGACTACATCGACATCGCCGCCGCGTTGGACGTCTACCGCCTCGACGAGCTGTTGGCGTTGGCACACGACTACGACCCGGCACTCGACCCCGAGGACATCCGGGCAGCCGGTCACTACCTGGACCGGCTACCCGACCGGCGGTTCGCCCGCTACGGCCTCACCCCGGACGAGGTACGGATCGTCCACCAGCGCCTGGCCGACTGGCCACGCTGA